One Obesumbacterium proteus DNA window includes the following coding sequences:
- the hpt gene encoding hypoxanthine phosphoribosyltransferase, producing MKHTVEVMISEQEVRQRIAELGRQISADYRDSGSEMVLVGLLRGSFMFMADLCRQIDVPHEVDFMTASSYGNGMNSTRDVKILKDLDEDIRGKDVLIVEDIIDSGNTLSKVRELFALRGPKSLAICTLLDKPSRREVDVPVEYVGFAIPDEFVVGFGIDYAQRYRHLPYIGKVVMLDE from the coding sequence ATGAAACATACAGTTGAAGTAATGATCTCTGAACAGGAAGTGCGTCAGCGTATTGCTGAACTAGGCCGTCAGATTTCAGCAGACTACCGTGATAGCGGCAGCGAGATGGTTCTGGTTGGTTTGCTACGTGGTTCCTTTATGTTTATGGCTGATCTTTGCCGCCAGATTGATGTTCCGCATGAAGTCGATTTCATGACCGCGTCTAGCTATGGCAACGGCATGAATAGCACCCGTGACGTTAAAATCCTGAAAGATTTGGATGAAGATATTCGCGGAAAAGACGTATTGATCGTTGAGGATATTATTGACTCCGGCAATACCCTGAGCAAAGTACGTGAATTATTTGCTCTGCGTGGCCCTAAATCTTTGGCTATTTGTACCTTGTTAGATAAACCAAGCCGCCGCGAAGTTGATGTGCCGGTTGAGTATGTCGGTTTTGCTATTCCTGACGAATTTGTGGTCGGTTTCGGCATTGACTATGCTCAGCGCTATCGTCATTTGCCTTATATCGGCAAGGTTGTCATGTTAGACGAATAA
- a CDS encoding DNA-binding protein, which produces MESEWFTAKQLTEIAPLPTTPQGLHSHARKSEWVRRMRDGKTIEYHIDSLPEEVKEVLHLHQLNETRAYYRLQPNDESTGAKLWDDVCEKIPLLQRKKLVELALLEGVNAVFFRLASSLTLR; this is translated from the coding sequence ATGGAATCAGAATGGTTTACGGCGAAACAACTCACCGAAATAGCGCCTTTGCCCACCACACCGCAGGGGTTGCATTCTCATGCCAGAAAATCGGAATGGGTAAGGCGTATGCGCGATGGAAAAACGATTGAATACCATATCGATAGCCTGCCAGAAGAGGTTAAAGAGGTGCTGCATTTGCATCAGCTAAACGAAACGAGAGCGTACTATCGGCTTCAACCGAATGACGAAAGCACTGGGGCAAAGCTATGGGACGATGTGTGTGAAAAAATACCGTTGCTGCAACGTAAAAAACTCGTTGAGCTGGCGTTATTAGAAGGTGTTAATGCGGTGTTTTTTCGATTGGCGTCGTCATTAACGTTACGTTAG
- the can gene encoding carbonate dehydratase has protein sequence MKEIEKLIANNHAWSDTVSQEDPEFFGRLAQSQRPRFLWIGCSDSRVPAEQLTGLEAGELFVHRNVANLVIHTDLNCLSVVQYAVDVLQVEHIIICGHLGCGGIEAAVENPELGLINNWLLHIRDLWYKHSSLLGELPPEKRLDTLCELNVVEQVYNLGHSTIMQSAWKRGQKVMIHGWVYGLKDGRLRDLDITTTSRETLELRYRNAMSTLLQQG, from the coding sequence ATGAAAGAAATCGAAAAACTTATTGCGAATAACCATGCATGGTCGGATACCGTGAGCCAGGAAGACCCAGAATTTTTTGGCCGTCTTGCTCAATCACAGCGTCCGCGCTTTCTATGGATTGGTTGTTCTGACAGCCGTGTACCGGCTGAACAGTTAACAGGGCTGGAAGCTGGCGAACTCTTCGTTCACCGTAACGTTGCCAACCTCGTTATCCATACCGATTTGAATTGCCTGTCGGTTGTTCAATATGCCGTCGACGTATTACAGGTTGAGCATATTATTATCTGTGGCCACTTGGGCTGCGGTGGGATAGAGGCTGCGGTCGAAAATCCTGAGCTTGGGCTGATCAATAACTGGCTGCTGCACATTCGCGACCTGTGGTACAAACACAGCTCGCTGCTGGGCGAACTCCCACCAGAAAAACGCTTGGATACCCTGTGCGAACTGAACGTGGTTGAGCAGGTCTATAACCTCGGCCATTCCACCATCATGCAATCAGCATGGAAACGTGGACAAAAAGTGATGATCCACGGATGGGTTTATGGTCTGAAAGATGGCCGCCTACGCGATCTGGATATCACCACTACGAGCCGTGAAACTCTCGAACTGCGTTATCGCAACGCCATGTCTACCCTGCTGCAACAAGGCTAA
- a CDS encoding ABC transporter ATP-binding protein, whose amino-acid sequence MTNALELSQLTKTYAGGVQALRGIDLQVEAGDFYALLGPNGAGKSTTIGIISSLVNKSSGKVNVFGYDIDRDIVNAKRQLGLVPQEFNFNPFETVMQIVVHQAGYYGVTHSDALIRAEKYLKQLDLWGKRDERARMLSGGMKRRLMIARALMHEPKLLILDEPTAGVDIELRRSMWGFLKELNAQGTTIILTTHYLEEAEMLCRNIGIIQNGELVENTSMKELLSKLKSETFILDLAAKSPLPKLDGYKHHLRDTSTLEVEVLREQGLNGVFSQLSAQGIQVLSMRNKANRLEELFVTLVHDHDEKPRVNTEKKA is encoded by the coding sequence ATGACAAACGCACTGGAACTTTCCCAGCTCACCAAAACGTATGCGGGTGGCGTGCAGGCGCTGCGCGGTATTGATTTACAGGTTGAGGCTGGCGATTTCTATGCCCTGCTTGGGCCAAATGGCGCAGGGAAATCGACCACCATCGGCATTATTAGCTCCTTGGTGAATAAATCCTCCGGTAAGGTCAACGTGTTCGGTTATGACATCGACCGTGACATCGTTAATGCTAAACGCCAGTTGGGTTTGGTGCCGCAGGAGTTCAACTTCAACCCGTTTGAAACGGTGATGCAGATCGTGGTGCATCAGGCGGGTTACTACGGCGTCACGCATTCAGATGCCTTGATTCGTGCGGAGAAATACCTCAAGCAGCTGGATCTCTGGGGAAAACGCGACGAACGTGCGCGCATGCTTTCCGGCGGTATGAAACGTCGTTTGATGATTGCCCGTGCGCTGATGCATGAGCCAAAACTGTTGATTCTTGATGAGCCAACCGCGGGCGTCGATATCGAACTGCGTCGCTCAATGTGGGGATTCTTGAAAGAGCTCAACGCTCAGGGAACCACCATTATTCTGACCACGCACTATCTGGAAGAAGCGGAGATGCTGTGCCGCAACATCGGCATTATTCAGAACGGTGAGCTGGTCGAAAACACCTCGATGAAAGAGCTGCTTTCAAAGTTGAAATCTGAAACCTTCATTTTGGATTTGGCGGCGAAAAGTCCATTGCCGAAGCTTGACGGTTATAAGCACCACCTGCGTGATACCTCAACGCTGGAGGTTGAAGTGCTGCGTGAGCAAGGTTTGAATGGCGTATTCAGCCAGCTAAGCGCGCAGGGAATTCAGGTGTTGAGCATGCGTAACAAAGCCAACCGTTTGGAAGAGCTGTTCGTGACCTTAGTCCACGACCATGATGAAAAACCGCGTGTGAATACGGAGAAAAAGGCATGA
- a CDS encoding ABC transporter permease → MNALYWVALKSIWTKEVHRFARIWIQTLVPPVITMTLYFIIFGNLIGSRIGEMHGFDYMQFIVPGLIMMSVITNSYANVASSFFSAKFQRNIEELLVAPVPTHVIIAGFVGGGVARGVCVGILVTLVSLFFVPFHVHSWGIVAATLLCTAILFSLGGLLNAVFAKTFDDISLVPTFVLTPLTYLGGVFYSLTLLPPFWQAVSKLNPIVYMISGFRFGFLGINDVPLIFTFVVLLAFIVVFYLPAWYLIERGRGLRS, encoded by the coding sequence ATGAACGCACTCTATTGGGTCGCGCTGAAAAGTATCTGGACCAAAGAAGTTCATCGTTTTGCCCGAATTTGGATCCAAACGTTGGTGCCACCGGTCATTACCATGACGCTGTACTTCATCATTTTTGGCAATCTGATTGGCTCTCGCATCGGCGAAATGCATGGTTTTGATTACATGCAGTTTATCGTGCCGGGCCTTATCATGATGTCGGTGATCACTAACTCCTATGCCAACGTGGCGTCGTCGTTTTTCAGCGCGAAATTTCAGCGCAACATTGAAGAGCTTCTGGTTGCGCCGGTGCCAACGCATGTGATCATCGCTGGCTTTGTCGGCGGTGGCGTGGCGCGTGGCGTCTGCGTAGGAATTCTGGTGACGCTGGTATCATTATTCTTCGTGCCATTCCATGTTCACAGTTGGGGCATTGTGGCGGCAACGCTGCTGTGTACCGCGATTCTGTTCTCGTTGGGCGGATTGTTGAACGCCGTATTTGCCAAAACCTTTGACGATATCAGCCTGGTGCCAACCTTTGTGCTGACGCCATTGACCTATCTGGGCGGCGTATTTTATTCGCTGACCCTGCTGCCTCCTTTCTGGCAGGCGGTATCCAAGCTGAACCCTATCGTCTACATGATCAGCGGCTTCCGCTTTGGGTTCTTAGGCATTAACGATGTGCCGCTTATCTTTACCTTCGTGGTTCTGCTGGCGTTTATCGTGGTGTTCTATCTGCCGGCGTGGTATCTCATTGAACGTGGGCGCGGTCTGCGTTCCTAA